One genomic window of Vibrio ziniensis includes the following:
- a CDS encoding GGDEF domain-containing protein has product MDVHIFDNSHTLRASVLAGVSLFISFIALCFSVFHFQVTGNYFLLTLDLALGSYSFYAYQLAKKNKHKKFHIHGFVYLLTFVASTSIYTQPIEHGTYLWTMLFPVFFYSLLGLNRGRIFCFAVLAIHLASIYHKVDSHESFAAFPTFINLIACYICVWIIAHIYELNRGNIENSLTYLASRDSLTGAHNRLSLTSTFHYFESNKDQDTKLCLLFVDLDYFKKVNDQYGHDAGDKVLMETTRLLCQVVGDDNLYRIGGEEFCVTLFDHPIEQAEQIGERVRSMMSHHIFAFGDKRIQITLSVGICEYSDGDKLSDLLKLADIQLYQAKENGRNQVRLSRPSKDFTEDTSTC; this is encoded by the coding sequence ATGGACGTTCATATTTTCGATAACTCACACACTCTTAGAGCTTCCGTTTTGGCGGGAGTAAGTCTTTTCATTTCATTTATTGCACTGTGCTTCTCAGTATTCCATTTCCAAGTTACAGGCAATTATTTCCTCTTAACACTGGACCTAGCGTTAGGTTCATACTCTTTCTATGCATATCAACTAGCCAAGAAAAACAAACATAAAAAATTCCACATACATGGGTTTGTTTACCTACTTACCTTTGTCGCTTCGACTAGCATCTATACTCAACCAATAGAACACGGTACTTATTTGTGGACCATGCTATTCCCTGTGTTCTTCTATTCATTATTGGGTTTAAATCGAGGTAGGATTTTCTGTTTTGCTGTTCTTGCTATTCATCTTGCGAGCATCTATCACAAGGTTGATTCACACGAATCGTTTGCAGCATTTCCGACTTTCATTAACCTCATCGCTTGCTACATATGCGTTTGGATTATCGCTCACATCTATGAGCTCAATCGAGGCAACATAGAAAACTCTCTAACTTATTTAGCATCTCGAGATTCATTAACAGGCGCTCATAACCGCCTTTCACTCACTTCGACATTTCATTATTTTGAATCGAATAAAGACCAAGACACAAAGCTTTGCCTGCTTTTCGTTGATTTAGATTATTTCAAAAAAGTGAATGACCAATATGGGCATGATGCGGGTGACAAAGTGTTAATGGAAACCACTCGATTGTTATGCCAAGTGGTGGGAGATGATAATCTTTACCGAATCGGGGGTGAAGAATTTTGCGTAACACTATTTGATCATCCGATTGAGCAAGCAGAGCAAATCGGTGAACGAGTTCGTTCGATGATGAGTCACCATATTTTTGCATTCGGAGACAAGAGGATTCAGATTACATTGAGTGTCGGCATCTGCGAATATAGTGATGGTGACAAACTCAGTGATTTGCTAAAGCTGGCAGATATTCAGCTTTATCAGGCAAAAGAAAACGGACGTAATCAAGTCCGTTTAAGTCGCCCTTCAAAAGATTTCACTGAAGATACCAGCACTTGCTAA